The DNA region CCCCCGGGGAGCGACAGCAATAATATTTTCATTTTTATCCAGAAGCAAAAGACGCTCAAACTGTCCAAAACGATCATGAAGTCCTTCAAAGTAGGTTCGAAGACTCTCAACCTTACCGTCTCCACTCATTATGGCGACAGAACGCAGAACATCCTCCGCACCGTCAATATAAAACTCAACATTTCGGGACAGGGACCTTGAAAGCTGTACAATTTCCCGCTCCATTGTATAAATCTGGCTCAAGCCCACAATAGAGACCAGAACGACGGTCATAATTAACCCCGGTACAAGGATCCATTGGACCAACTTGCCCTGAAAAATCTCAACAACCGAAGCCCTGCTCATCTTTCTCCCTTTGAAACAGTTACAAAATTACCGTCTTTGACTGTCACAATATGCCCATTGCGGACCACATCACCGAATTCATCAATTTCAAACGGCCCTATCAACCCCTCTTCAAAAGCAATGCCTGGAATAATTTGCGCCAATCCTTCAGTGCTCCCGCCATTCCTTTTCACCGCTTCCTCAAAAACCAGTACTGCCTGATAGCCGAAGGCGGCTGCAAAATTGGGAGGCCATCCGAAACGCTTAATAAACCTGTTTTTGAAATCAACATACCCTTCCTCTGGATCATCTTCGGCAAAATGAACCACAAAAATTATCCCTTCCACGCTCTTGCCGCCCGTCTGAATCAATTCCTTGGTATATCCCCACATGCTGCTCATTATTGCCCAATCAGCTTTGTTTAAAGCGCAGAACTGAGCAAAGCCGGCCAGATCACGCGCAGCAGTGACCACGATCACGGCATCAGGCTTCATTCCCTTTAATTCATCTACTATTTTCTGCCAATCCAGAGAACCTTCCCGCCTTCCGATACTGACTTCACCAACGAGCTTTCCGCCTTTCTGCACAAATGTTTCAGTAAAAAAACTTTTATAAGATTCAGCAAAAGCCTTGTTGGACATATCCCATACAACTGCGAGCCTTCTTCTGCCTAGCTTATCCACTGAATATTCTGCAAGTCTCTTTGACAAATCAGTAAGAGTCGGGATCACCCTGAAAAAATTATCCTTTCTCCCCTGCAACAAAGGTGTCGATGTGGTGGGAGCAATATACACAATCCCGCTATCTTTCATCTCCCGCACAGCGACAATGGATTGCGAGCTGGTCATATGGCCGATAATAGCGGAAACACCTTCGGCAACGAGTTCTTTATCAG from Desulfovibrio sp. JC022 includes:
- a CDS encoding ABC transporter substrate-binding protein — its product is MSEMCFPSAKKGVLMLLLLLVCLPLGACSEEPVRLGFSGTLKGKYSDLGVQGRNGALLAVEEINAAGGIDGRRIEFLVRDDHNTPEGAVKADKELVAEGVSAIIGHMTSSQSIVAVREMKDSGIVYIAPTTSTPLLQGRKDNFFRVIPTLTDLSKRLAEYSVDKLGRRRLAVVWDMSNKAFAESYKSFFTETFVQKGGKLVGEVSIGRREGSLDWQKIVDELKGMKPDAVIVVTAARDLAGFAQFCALNKADWAIMSSMWGYTKELIQTGGKSVEGIIFVVHFAEDDPEEGYVDFKNRFIKRFGWPPNFAAAFGYQAVLVFEEAVKRNGGSTEGLAQIIPGIAFEEGLIGPFEIDEFGDVVRNGHIVTVKDGNFVTVSKGER